From Alkaliphilus flagellatus, the proteins below share one genomic window:
- a CDS encoding sensor histidine kinase, producing the protein MFSSIRQKIISIYGFLILIPLIIINYMAIENIRQSTFQEIEVNSLKTANIISSISRDNMNNLVSLKRIVKQYSPTLGGRIIILNMDKRILVDSFHILENEIINNNEIRGALNLEEKIGYYIKGGTNILQVAVPISTLVEGNRQAVGAVLVSVNTDDAIDHVRDFRIRLISISIVAAAIGMIIAALASNEISKPIVLFSQAARKIEQGNLGETVNISGRDEIGRLAENFNLMSRELYRIDKGRNQFIGDVSHELKTPLASVKALIDSLLYGEDNIETYREYLIDIDSEVDRLTNLVEKLLNLSKIKEKGLKKVPASLNELVVDSIKVVRPLIQSADIYINTNVQNDPTVLCDPERIKEVLINLIDNAIKYIDSSKSEKYINVSGKKYDSYYLLSIEDNGIGISEKDLESIFEKFYRADTSRSRDTGGAGIGLSIVDNILKGHEWKITVDSQLGNGTVFQIKIPNKFLLVS; encoded by the coding sequence ATGTTCTCATCTATTAGGCAGAAAATTATTTCTATATATGGTTTTCTAATACTTATTCCTTTAATTATTATAAATTACATGGCTATTGAAAATATTAGGCAGTCAACATTTCAAGAAATAGAAGTCAATTCTCTTAAAACTGCTAATATTATAAGTAGCATTAGTCGAGATAATATGAATAATTTAGTAAGCTTAAAGAGAATAGTAAAGCAATACTCACCTACATTAGGTGGAAGAATTATTATATTAAATATGGACAAAAGGATATTGGTAGATAGTTTTCATATTTTAGAAAATGAAATTATTAATAATAATGAAATAAGAGGGGCCCTTAATTTAGAAGAAAAGATCGGATACTATATTAAGGGAGGTACAAATATTTTGCAAGTTGCTGTCCCCATATCTACTTTGGTAGAAGGTAACCGTCAGGCAGTAGGAGCTGTGCTTGTTTCTGTAAATACAGATGATGCAATTGATCATGTTAGAGATTTTAGAATTAGATTAATAAGTATTTCCATAGTAGCAGCGGCTATAGGCATGATAATTGCAGCCCTAGCTAGTAATGAAATATCTAAACCAATAGTTTTATTTTCTCAGGCTGCAAGGAAAATTGAGCAAGGGAATCTTGGAGAGACTGTAAATATTAGCGGAAGAGACGAAATAGGAAGATTAGCGGAAAATTTCAACTTAATGAGTAGAGAACTTTATAGAATAGATAAGGGAAGAAATCAGTTTATAGGTGATGTGTCCCACGAGCTTAAAACACCACTAGCATCTGTTAAGGCATTAATTGATTCTTTGCTATATGGTGAAGATAATATAGAAACCTACCGTGAATATCTAATAGATATAGATTCTGAAGTAGACAGACTTACTAATTTAGTTGAGAAACTATTAAATTTGAGTAAAATTAAAGAGAAGGGACTGAAAAAAGTTCCAGCTTCCTTAAATGAGTTAGTTGTGGATAGTATTAAGGTAGTTAGGCCTCTAATACAATCTGCTGACATATATATTAACACTAATGTACAAAACGACCCCACTGTACTATGTGATCCAGAAAGAATAAAGGAAGTTTTAATTAATTTAATTGATAACGCTATAAAATATATTGACTCTTCTAAGTCGGAAAAGTATATTAATGTTAGTGGCAAAAAATATGATAGCTATTATTTGCTAAGTATTGAAGACAATGGTATAGGTATTAGTGAAAAGGACTTAGAATCTATTTTTGAAAAGTTTTATCGTGCAGATACTTCCCGTTCTCGCGATACTGGGGGAGCAGGTATTGGGCTGTCTATAGTAGATAATATTTTAAAGGGTCATGAATGGAAAATTACAGTAGATAGCCAATTAGGAAATGGTACAGTTTTTCAAATTAAAATTCCTAACAAATTTTTATTAGTTTCTTAA
- a CDS encoding GerMN domain-containing protein, translating into MNIKKITLFLLAVIMVFTLAACNTKTPIEDGNNTGNGNTVVDPAPEGETATVKLYFANQEYIMNGDESLDHTIEVDREVKIGEKPIEEVILEELKKKPEDEKLTTVLEKIKVLSVETAENIAYVNLSGENLNGGSMEESLILQQIVFSLTELEEVEGVQFLVDGSKRETLMGHIFIEEPLKKSDVEN; encoded by the coding sequence ATGAACATAAAAAAAATAACATTATTTTTATTGGCAGTAATTATGGTATTTACATTAGCTGCATGTAATACTAAGACACCAATAGAAGATGGAAATAATACTGGAAATGGTAATACTGTAGTGGATCCAGCACCAGAAGGTGAAACAGCAACAGTAAAGCTATACTTTGCTAATCAAGAGTATATTATGAATGGTGATGAGAGTCTAGACCATACTATAGAAGTAGACAGAGAAGTAAAAATAGGTGAAAAACCTATAGAAGAAGTTATATTAGAAGAATTAAAAAAGAAACCTGAAGATGAGAAACTAACAACAGTATTAGAAAAAATTAAAGTATTAAGTGTAGAGACAGCAGAAAATATAGCTTATGTAAACTTATCTGGAGAAAATTTGAATGGAGGATCAATGGAGGAATCCCTAATACTACAACAGATAGTATTTTCTTTAACTGAACTTGAAGAAGTAGAGGGAGTACAGTTTTTAGTAGATGGAAGTAAAAGAGAAACATTAATGGGGCACATATTTATTGAAGAGCCATTGAAAAAATCAGACGTTGAAAATTAA
- a CDS encoding S-layer homology domain-containing protein, producing MLKKTICLIIGIVLVLNCQLSVIYSAENPSHEEVEQIIEEVAENKNIPAVILKAIAWKESNYRQFDKNGDPFINYGNIGIMQINKVHKNLDQNLLKNDIKYNIEAGANILLGRWNTMGETIPNSGNMNPQILENWYFPLWAYNGWASKNNPNVSGDKAYQEEIFQLIRTRYNQPVTSVASALLPQKGLPSASLHIQTPEPYNDMSIALNNKENLIVAQLDKPIVSRSGIKRAVFQDIVNHPKKEYIEILYKKNIISGVDNNTFCPDDPITREQAAKIIVEAMDLELISEKVDVKDWENVSTWAKNYISTLYYKDLMLGDNGVIRPQDFLTKEETLLILNRVSEDDIKSDLSSKDFITRGEISEWIVKIIIN from the coding sequence ATGCTTAAAAAGACAATATGTTTAATAATAGGTATTGTCCTAGTATTAAACTGTCAGCTTTCAGTTATTTATAGTGCAGAAAATCCAAGCCATGAAGAGGTTGAACAAATAATTGAGGAAGTGGCAGAAAATAAAAATATACCCGCCGTTATATTAAAGGCTATAGCATGGAAGGAGAGTAATTATAGGCAGTTTGATAAAAATGGAGATCCTTTTATTAACTATGGCAATATAGGTATTATGCAGATTAATAAAGTGCATAAAAACCTAGACCAAAATCTACTAAAAAATGATATTAAATATAATATTGAAGCAGGTGCAAATATATTGCTAGGTCGTTGGAATACTATGGGAGAAACAATACCTAATAGTGGTAATATGAATCCACAAATACTTGAAAATTGGTATTTTCCTTTATGGGCTTATAATGGGTGGGCATCTAAAAATAATCCTAATGTTAGTGGGGATAAGGCATATCAGGAAGAAATTTTTCAACTAATTAGGACACGCTATAATCAGCCGGTTACTTCTGTTGCCTCTGCTCTTTTACCACAAAAGGGGTTGCCGTCAGCAAGCCTTCATATTCAAACTCCAGAGCCTTATAACGATATGAGTATTGCCTTAAATAATAAGGAAAACTTAATTGTGGCCCAGTTAGATAAACCTATAGTAAGTCGTTCAGGTATTAAACGAGCTGTTTTTCAAGATATTGTGAATCATCCAAAAAAAGAATATATAGAAATACTCTATAAAAAGAATATAATTAGCGGTGTAGATAATAATACCTTCTGTCCAGATGATCCTATTACTCGAGAACAGGCGGCAAAGATAATTGTAGAGGCCATGGATTTAGAGTTAATATCTGAAAAGGTAGACGTAAAAGACTGGGAAAATGTATCTACTTGGGCTAAAAATTATATTTCGACTTTGTATTATAAAGATTTAATGTTAGGAGATAATGGTGTTATAAGACCGCAAGATTTTTTAACTAAGGAAGAAACTCTATTAATTTTAAATAGAGTTTCTGAGGATGATATAAAATCTGACTTAAGTTCTAAGGACTTTATTACTCGGGGAGAAATTTCAGAATGGATTGTTAAAATTATTATCAACTAA
- the yyaC gene encoding spore protease YyaC, with protein sequence MNIQTSQYHRNTSNCIGHYKAPSAIEELSKYLHNNIRAPLLIFCVGTDRCIGDALGPLTGTILKKLNPSFPIYGTIEDPIHALNISSSLREIKKRHPGYFIVAVDASLGNEDEIGNIIIRKGSLYPGKGVGKKLPAVGDVSIVGIVEDASCDVVSTIHNIRLHFIMSMAEVIASIITDGLVDNNFNNPF encoded by the coding sequence TTGAATATACAAACAAGTCAATATCACAGAAACACTTCAAATTGCATAGGTCATTATAAGGCTCCTTCAGCAATAGAGGAGCTTTCTAAATATTTGCATAATAATATTAGAGCGCCTCTACTTATTTTTTGTGTCGGCACTGATCGCTGTATAGGTGATGCTCTAGGCCCATTAACAGGTACAATTTTAAAAAAGCTAAATCCATCATTTCCTATATATGGTACAATAGAAGATCCAATTCATGCACTTAACATTTCTAGCAGCTTAAGAGAAATAAAGAAAAGGCATCCTGGATATTTCATAGTAGCTGTGGATGCCTCATTAGGAAATGAAGATGAAATTGGCAATATAATAATAAGAAAAGGTTCTCTTTACCCCGGAAAAGGTGTAGGTAAGAAACTTCCTGCCGTAGGAGACGTTTCTATTGTTGGAATAGTAGAGGATGCCAGCTGTGATGTTGTTTCTACCATTCATAATATTCGTCTTCATTTTATTATGTCAATGGCAGAGGTTATTGCATCTATTATTACAGATGGATTAGTTGATAATAATTTTAACAATCCATTCTGA
- a CDS encoding Spo0E family sporulation regulatory protein-aspartic acid phosphatase → MDRIQDRIQDRIQELELLIEQLQTKLRNYLDDERPKNEIYELSTQIDDLIVEYSNLTR, encoded by the coding sequence GTGGACAGAATACAAGACAGAATACAAGACAGAATACAAGAACTTGAGCTACTAATAGAACAGTTGCAGACTAAACTCCGAAATTATTTGGATGATGAAAGACCTAAAAATGAAATTTACGAATTAAGTACACAGATTGACGACCTAATAGTTGAATACTCTAATTTAACTAGGTAA
- a CDS encoding COG2426 family protein, producing the protein MEKILEIITKEIMVLLIAAMPLMELKGAIPIGVSMGLSPIHATILGILGSLIPVPFLLFFLKPIFIRLRRTKFFRSFVDKLVKSTLKKSKKIKKYSIIGLIIFVAIPLPGTGVWTGSLAAILFNIRFRHAFPAIALGNTIAGAIMFILSYIMVNI; encoded by the coding sequence ATGGAGAAAATACTTGAAATTATTACTAAAGAAATAATGGTATTATTAATCGCTGCAATGCCGTTAATGGAGCTTAAAGGGGCTATTCCTATTGGTGTATCCATGGGACTCAGTCCCATACATGCTACTATCTTAGGTATTTTAGGTAGCCTAATTCCTGTTCCTTTTTTACTTTTTTTCTTAAAGCCTATTTTTATTAGGTTAAGAAGAACAAAGTTCTTTAGAAGTTTTGTAGATAAATTAGTTAAAAGTACACTGAAAAAAAGTAAAAAAATAAAAAAATATAGTATTATTGGATTAATAATTTTTGTGGCTATACCATTACCAGGCACTGGTGTATGGACAGGTAGTTTAGCCGCAATACTGTTTAATATACGATTTAGGCATGCCTTTCCTGCTATTGCACTAGGCAATACTATTGCAGGTGCTATTATGTTTATACTTAGTTATATTATGGTAAATATTTAG
- the metK gene encoding methionine adenosyltransferase, whose protein sequence is MIKRLFTSESVTEGHPDKICDQISDSILDAILEKDPSARVACETSVSTGLVLVAGEISTDCYVDIPKIVRKTIEEIGYTRAKYGFDSDTCAVLTAIDEQSPDIAMGVNEAFENKKGAQKDELESIGAGDQGIMFGFACNETPELMPLPISLAHKLAKRLSDVRRNGTLDYLRPDGKTQVTVEYDGDKPVRIDTIVISTQHSPDVDGKTIEKDMIEHVINKIVPEELLDANTRYFINPTGRFVIGGPQGDAGLTGRKIIVDTYGGYARHGGGAFSGKDATKVDRSAAYAARYVAKNIVAAGLADKCEIELAYAIGVAEPVSILVETFGTGKVDELKLTELVKKHFDLRPAAIIRDLELRKPGYRKVAAYGHFGRTDLDLTWERTDKADILRKEAGL, encoded by the coding sequence GTGATAAAAAGATTATTTACTTCAGAGTCAGTAACTGAAGGACATCCAGATAAAATATGCGACCAAATTTCCGATTCTATATTAGATGCTATTTTAGAAAAAGATCCATCAGCTAGAGTTGCTTGCGAAACAAGTGTTTCTACAGGACTTGTACTAGTTGCCGGTGAAATATCAACAGATTGCTATGTGGATATTCCTAAAATAGTTAGAAAGACAATAGAAGAGATAGGCTACACTAGGGCAAAATATGGTTTTGACTCTGACACATGCGCAGTATTAACTGCAATAGATGAGCAATCTCCAGATATTGCAATGGGAGTTAATGAAGCATTTGAAAATAAAAAAGGTGCACAAAAGGATGAGCTAGAATCTATAGGAGCAGGAGATCAAGGTATTATGTTTGGCTTTGCTTGCAACGAAACACCAGAGCTTATGCCACTACCTATTTCATTAGCACACAAACTAGCTAAAAGATTATCTGATGTAAGAAGAAATGGTACACTAGACTATTTAAGACCAGATGGAAAAACTCAAGTAACTGTTGAGTATGATGGAGACAAGCCTGTTAGAATCGATACAATAGTTATTTCTACACAGCACAGTCCTGATGTAGATGGTAAAACTATTGAAAAAGATATGATTGAGCATGTTATCAACAAAATTGTTCCAGAAGAATTATTAGATGCAAATACAAGATATTTCATTAATCCAACTGGTCGTTTTGTTATCGGAGGACCACAAGGAGATGCTGGTTTAACAGGAAGAAAAATAATTGTTGATACATACGGAGGATATGCTCGTCATGGTGGAGGAGCTTTTTCTGGAAAAGACGCAACAAAGGTAGACCGTTCTGCTGCATATGCTGCTAGATATGTTGCTAAAAATATAGTAGCTGCAGGCTTAGCAGACAAATGTGAAATCGAATTAGCCTATGCTATTGGGGTTGCAGAACCAGTATCTATACTAGTTGAAACATTTGGCACTGGTAAAGTAGACGAGTTAAAATTAACAGAACTTGTTAAAAAGCACTTTGATTTAAGACCAGCGGCTATTATTAGAGATTTAGAACTAAGAAAGCCTGGTTATAGAAAAGTTGCTGCTTATGGACACTTTGGAAGAACAGATCTAGACCTTACATGGGAAAGAACAGATAAGGCGGATATATTAAGAAAAGAAGCAGGACTATAA
- a CDS encoding sigma-70 family RNA polymerase sigma factor, translating to MYIEFDKKVGAALKGDSIAKEWIIDRLKPLVVSYSKKYGGQTGWDEELYQEGAWQILEALNVFDISKGVPFLGFVTIRLKHHYQNRRRKEKITISLDQFVGEDEGTSLLDLLVDEKVSIESDYLKEEEYKALIRAINKLDAKERGIIEDYYLKGYMLKDIAEARKVHYVTVAKDKAKALEKLKNIL from the coding sequence TTGTACATTGAATTTGATAAAAAAGTAGGAGCTGCTCTAAAAGGAGACAGTATAGCAAAAGAATGGATTATTGATAGACTTAAACCATTAGTAGTTTCATATAGTAAAAAATATGGTGGACAAACTGGATGGGACGAGGAGCTTTATCAGGAAGGGGCATGGCAAATATTAGAGGCTTTAAATGTCTTTGATATTAGTAAGGGAGTTCCATTCCTAGGCTTTGTTACAATCAGACTAAAGCATCATTATCAAAATAGACGTAGAAAGGAAAAAATAACTATTTCTTTAGATCAGTTTGTTGGTGAAGATGAGGGGACATCTCTACTAGATTTATTAGTAGATGAAAAGGTTTCTATAGAGTCAGATTATTTAAAAGAAGAAGAGTACAAAGCTTTAATAAGAGCCATTAATAAGCTGGATGCAAAAGAGCGAGGGATTATAGAAGACTATTATTTAAAAGGCTATATGCTGAAGGATATAGCAGAAGCAAGAAAGGTTCATTATGTTACAGTTGCAAAGGATAAAGCAAAGGCATTAGAAAAGTTAAAAAATATTTTATAA
- a CDS encoding DUF1659 domain-containing protein, whose product MPVNIINQSSRIRLRFIDGVDGEGKEKLVSKTYSNVKGDADDSDIYAVAVDMARLQTKSLKTVVRTDEKELVE is encoded by the coding sequence ATGCCAGTAAATATAATTAACCAAAGCTCAAGAATTAGACTTCGTTTTATTGATGGTGTAGACGGAGAAGGAAAAGAAAAGCTAGTAAGTAAAACCTACAGTAATGTTAAAGGAGATGCAGATGATAGCGATATTTATGCAGTAGCTGTAGATATGGCTAGACTTCAAACAAAGTCATTAAAAACAGTAGTTAGAACGGATGAAAAAGAATTGGTTGAATAA
- a CDS encoding DUF2922 domain-containing protein, translating to MRVLELSFKKEDGKGAKIVVANAREDITSEEVKTVMEGIISKNIFAPSGMNLAQVEGAKVIITQEQDLNLA from the coding sequence ATGCGAGTATTAGAATTAAGCTTTAAAAAGGAAGACGGTAAAGGAGCTAAAATAGTTGTAGCTAATGCTAGAGAAGACATAACATCTGAAGAAGTGAAAACAGTAATGGAAGGTATTATTAGCAAAAACATATTTGCTCCAAGTGGCATGAATCTTGCACAGGTAGAAGGTGCTAAGGTAATAATCACTCAGGAGCAAGATCTGAACCTTGCATAA
- a CDS encoding YvrJ family protein, with amino-acid sequence MNDIFGQVANLGFPIVISIYLLIRLEGKVESLTISINELAKSIDLLTVKTPKGI; translated from the coding sequence ATGAATGATATATTTGGCCAGGTTGCGAACCTAGGATTCCCAATAGTTATTTCTATTTACTTACTAATTAGGCTAGAAGGGAAAGTCGAAAGCTTAACTATTAGTATAAATGAACTAGCAAAATCAATCGATCTATTAACAGTCAAAACTCCCAAAGGAATATGA
- the recD2 gene encoding SF1B family DNA helicase RecD2, giving the protein MVELEGRLVEIIFQNEANGYLVGILDCEEEEVTIVGCLPALKEGEVIAVKGKWIVHPTYGRQMDVKEYRHVQPSTKEGILNYLSSGVIKGIGKKMAERIIDHFGTDALEVIQYAPQRLTEVSGIGEAKAQTIAEAFEEQRELREIILFLSQYGISPSFAIRIYKKYKEMTIAYIQENPYRLADEIIGIGFKKADLIARAMGISPNSKYRIHSGIRYTINTFHTEGHTYAPSDFLIDRARELLGVEEDEVVEGIQEMALKQKIQLERQDEEIIVYSMPYFYAETNTCNKLIELSQITLDTLEIDVDEEISNIEKEDGIYLAENQKEAIRQAITNGILVITGGPGTGKTTTINTLIKVFEKLKKKIVLAAPTGRASKRMTEATGKEAKTIHRLLEMGYSDEGEAMLFQRNEDNPLVGDVIIIDEVSMVDIMLMNSLLKAISRGTRLIFVGDVDQLPSVGAGNVLRDIIDSQVIKVVRLNEIFRQAGESMIVVNAHKINQGDYPILNHKDKDFYFMNRSKNDDILNTIIGLVKERLPKHYKFDPIRDIQVLTPMKKGDVGTLNLNKELQNYLNPPDKYKREKELREKVFRVGDKVMQIKNNYTLKWTSLDLDAEEKQGEGIFNGDIGYVQYINTEEQELTVFFDDNRSVVYSFTQLDELELAYSITIHKSQGSEFPVVVMPVTWGPPMLLTRNLLYTAITRAKSLVVLVGTENYLRRMVDNNKIVERYSGLGIRLKKFFDFQNS; this is encoded by the coding sequence GTGGTCGAATTAGAAGGTAGATTAGTAGAGATTATATTTCAAAACGAGGCTAATGGGTACTTAGTAGGTATATTAGACTGCGAAGAGGAAGAAGTAACAATAGTCGGCTGCTTACCTGCTCTAAAAGAAGGTGAGGTAATTGCAGTAAAAGGTAAATGGATAGTTCATCCGACCTACGGCAGACAAATGGATGTTAAAGAATATCGTCATGTGCAGCCTTCAACAAAGGAAGGGATATTAAACTATCTATCCTCTGGAGTTATAAAAGGTATAGGCAAAAAAATGGCAGAACGTATAATAGACCATTTTGGAACCGATGCCTTGGAGGTTATACAATATGCTCCACAAAGACTAACGGAGGTCTCTGGAATTGGAGAAGCTAAGGCGCAAACAATAGCCGAAGCATTTGAAGAACAAAGAGAGCTAAGAGAAATTATACTTTTCCTTTCCCAGTACGGAATTAGTCCAAGTTTCGCAATTAGAATATATAAAAAATATAAAGAGATGACCATAGCCTATATACAGGAGAACCCCTATCGTCTAGCAGATGAAATTATAGGCATAGGATTTAAAAAAGCAGACCTTATCGCACGAGCTATGGGAATTTCTCCTAATTCCAAATATCGTATACATTCTGGAATTAGATATACAATTAATACATTCCATACCGAAGGGCATACTTACGCACCTAGTGACTTTTTAATAGATAGAGCAAGGGAGTTATTAGGAGTAGAAGAAGATGAAGTGGTAGAAGGAATACAGGAGATGGCCCTCAAACAAAAGATACAGCTAGAGCGGCAAGATGAAGAAATAATAGTATACTCTATGCCATATTTCTATGCAGAAACTAATACATGTAATAAGCTTATAGAGCTTTCTCAGATAACATTGGATACACTGGAAATTGATGTAGACGAAGAAATAAGCAATATAGAAAAAGAAGATGGAATATACCTTGCAGAAAATCAAAAAGAAGCTATAAGGCAGGCTATAACTAATGGAATTTTAGTGATTACAGGTGGACCCGGTACAGGTAAGACGACCACTATCAATACATTAATTAAGGTTTTTGAAAAGCTTAAAAAGAAAATAGTACTTGCTGCTCCTACTGGTAGAGCATCCAAACGTATGACAGAGGCAACGGGTAAGGAAGCTAAAACTATACATAGACTACTTGAAATGGGTTATAGCGATGAGGGTGAAGCCATGCTATTCCAAAGAAACGAAGATAATCCATTGGTTGGAGATGTAATAATTATAGATGAAGTGTCCATGGTAGATATTATGCTAATGAATAGCCTTTTAAAGGCTATTTCACGTGGAACAAGATTAATTTTTGTTGGAGATGTTGATCAGCTGCCTTCTGTTGGGGCTGGTAATGTACTAAGAGATATCATAGATAGTCAAGTAATAAAGGTAGTCCGTTTAAATGAGATTTTTAGACAGGCTGGAGAAAGCATGATCGTTGTAAATGCCCATAAAATTAATCAAGGAGATTATCCTATATTAAATCATAAGGACAAGGATTTTTACTTTATGAATCGAAGTAAGAATGATGATATTTTAAATACTATAATAGGTCTTGTTAAGGAAAGACTCCCAAAACATTACAAGTTTGACCCTATAAGAGATATTCAGGTGCTTACCCCTATGAAAAAAGGTGATGTAGGTACATTAAATTTAAATAAGGAACTACAAAATTATTTGAATCCACCCGATAAATATAAGAGAGAGAAAGAATTAAGAGAAAAAGTTTTCCGTGTAGGGGATAAGGTTATGCAAATTAAAAATAACTATACTCTAAAGTGGACAAGTCTTGATCTAGACGCAGAGGAGAAACAGGGTGAAGGAATATTCAATGGAGATATTGGCTACGTACAGTATATAAATACAGAGGAGCAAGAACTAACGGTTTTCTTTGATGATAATAGAAGTGTAGTATATAGTTTTACACAGCTAGATGAGCTAGAACTTGCCTACTCAATTACTATACACAAAAGCCAAGGAAGTGAGTTTCCAGTTGTAGTTATGCCTGTTACATGGGGACCGCCTATGCTACTTACACGTAACCTTTTATACACTGCAATAACTAGAGCCAAGTCACTTGTAGTTTTAGTAGGCACAGAGAATTATTTAAGACGTATGGTAGATAATAATAAAATTGTTGAAAGATATTCAGGATTGGGAATTAGACTAAAAAAGTTCTTTGACTTCCAAAATTCTTAA
- a CDS encoding ComF family protein codes for MKILQVVEEYVDALLELIYPSKAICYMCNNSIEKEAKYSLCLNCYNAIPFIPDHYCIKCGIPLRMIEDGPNCEECKGSHHYFHRAISVVKYEEDIKKLIYRFKYSSQTYLARLMGSMMAHKLNQEGTAIDLILPVPLYKGKERERGFNQATLLCKYIAKETNIPINIDVLIRVKNTKVMHNLSKKERQENVNDAFKVLDEGVIMNKNILLVDDIFTTGATVNVCSRLLTTHGAKSVTVLTFARD; via the coding sequence ATGAAAATTCTACAGGTGGTAGAAGAATATGTAGATGCATTGTTAGAGCTAATATATCCATCTAAAGCGATTTGCTATATGTGCAATAACTCTATTGAAAAGGAAGCAAAATATAGTTTATGTTTGAATTGCTATAATGCCATACCTTTTATTCCAGATCACTACTGCATTAAATGTGGAATACCCCTAAGAATGATAGAAGATGGTCCAAATTGTGAAGAATGTAAGGGCAGTCATCATTATTTCCATAGAGCCATATCAGTAGTTAAATACGAGGAAGATATAAAAAAGCTAATATACAGATTTAAATATTCTAGCCAAACATACTTGGCAAGACTTATGGGATCTATGATGGCACATAAGTTAAATCAGGAAGGTACAGCGATAGATTTAATTTTGCCAGTACCATTATATAAAGGCAAGGAAAGGGAGAGAGGTTTTAACCAGGCCACCCTTTTATGTAAATATATCGCTAAAGAAACGAATATTCCAATAAATATAGATGTACTTATTAGAGTTAAAAATACTAAAGTAATGCATAACTTATCTAAAAAAGAGCGACAGGAAAATGTAAATGATGCTTTTAAAGTACTAGATGAAGGGGTAATAATGAATAAAAACATATTGCTAGTGGATGATATTTTTACTACAGGGGCCACAGTGAATGTTTGTAGTAGATTATTAACCACACATGGAGCAAAATCTGTAACGGTACTTACTTTTGCTAGAGATTAA
- a CDS encoding TIGR03826 family flagellar region protein — translation MDLRNCKKCGRVFAYIASEVCSRCANSDEDDFKKVKEYLYDNPGATIVEVSEETGVDEKKILRYLRESRIEIREEDNLLLDCERCGAPIRSGRFCDPCIISMKKEFTAVLKPKAEQPKIRDLGKQDTKMYTAEIRKKFK, via the coding sequence ATGGACTTAAGAAATTGTAAAAAATGTGGTAGAGTATTTGCATATATAGCAAGTGAGGTATGTTCACGATGTGCCAATAGTGATGAAGATGATTTCAAAAAAGTAAAAGAGTATTTATATGACAATCCAGGCGCAACTATAGTTGAAGTATCAGAAGAAACGGGCGTAGATGAAAAGAAAATTCTGAGGTATTTGAGAGAAAGTAGAATTGAAATTAGAGAAGAAGATAATCTCTTATTAGATTGTGAACGGTGTGGAGCACCAATACGTTCAGGTAGATTTTGCGACCCATGTATAATTAGTATGAAGAAAGAGTTTACTGCTGTATTAAAACCTAAAGCAGAACAACCAAAGATAAGGGACCTAGGTAAACAGGATACGAAAATGTATACAGCAGAAATCAGGAAAAAATTTAAATAA
- the flgM gene encoding flagellar biosynthesis anti-sigma factor FlgM, giving the protein MKIFNNPNVNKAMQIYNNKTTEKLGNTKGVERPKDELQLSDRAKEYQIAMKAFKNLPEVREELVSEVKDNIKQGNYNVTGEEIADKIIESVIVDRKI; this is encoded by the coding sequence ATGAAGATTTTTAATAACCCTAATGTAAATAAGGCTATGCAGATATATAATAACAAGACTACAGAAAAACTTGGGAATACAAAGGGTGTAGAAAGACCAAAGGATGAATTGCAACTTTCAGACAGAGCAAAGGAATATCAAATTGCTATGAAAGCTTTTAAAAACTTACCAGAGGTTAGAGAAGAGCTAGTTAGCGAAGTAAAGGATAATATTAAACAAGGAAACTATAACGTAACAGGCGAAGAAATAGCAGATAAAATTATAGAAAGTGTTATTGTTGATAGAAAGATATAA